A part of Spirochaetota bacterium genomic DNA contains:
- a CDS encoding FtsW/RodA/SpoVE family cell cycle protein yields MKGIFKGHSSLFILIPFLLSLIGVLFILSTGQLDNNQNTNLYIKQLAWILIGIGLSIFILSIDYYYIIETSLLYYILGIFLLILTLLIGKEIKGAQSWLGIWGFGIQSSEIMKICYILFYAKFLKNIPKDEKEFITFYKSIFILIIPLILVLLQPDLGTAIIFCSIYIIMSFVGFRDINILLSIIIIGIIICFLMLSYTYYQFYYLSNQSNIALLDILLKPSTFFAIAIILLIYAGITFFIELIQPIPWINKFTSASLILGISFFTMGILSFILKPYQWNRLLVFINPEFDRLGAGYNTIQSQIAIGAGGLSGQGIFQGTQNLRGFLPEKHTDFIFAIIAEESGFLGCFFVIFLYVTYCLLIIKTLITSKDQEGAFMASGILAIFVTHIGINIGMNIGIAPVTGLPLPFISYGGSFYITSIISAALILNVYNRRFVH; encoded by the coding sequence ATGAAAGGTATATTCAAAGGTCATTCTTCTTTATTCATCTTAATTCCATTTCTACTTTCTCTTATAGGTGTTCTCTTTATTCTTAGTACAGGACAACTAGATAATAATCAAAACACCAATTTGTATATTAAACAATTAGCATGGATATTAATAGGAATTGGATTAAGTATCTTTATTTTATCAATAGATTATTATTATATTATTGAAACATCTTTATTGTACTATATTTTAGGCATATTTTTATTAATTTTAACATTATTAATAGGAAAAGAAATTAAAGGTGCTCAGAGTTGGTTAGGAATATGGGGATTTGGTATTCAAAGTTCTGAAATTATGAAAATCTGTTATATTCTTTTTTATGCTAAATTCTTAAAAAATATCCCAAAAGATGAAAAAGAATTTATAACATTTTACAAATCTATATTTATTCTTATTATTCCACTAATTCTTGTTCTTTTACAACCTGATTTAGGTACTGCTATTATTTTTTGTAGTATTTATATTATTATGAGTTTTGTTGGATTTCGAGATATTAATATTTTATTAAGTATTATAATAATTGGTATTATTATTTGTTTCTTAATGCTTAGTTACACATATTATCAATTTTATTATTTATCAAATCAATCAAATATAGCTTTATTAGATATTTTATTAAAACCTAGTACTTTTTTTGCCATAGCAATTATTTTATTGATTTATGCAGGAATAACTTTTTTCATTGAATTAATTCAACCTATTCCATGGATAAACAAATTTACAAGTGCTTCTCTTATATTAGGTATTTCATTTTTCACTATGGGAATATTAAGTTTTATCTTAAAACCATATCAATGGAATAGACTTTTGGTATTTATCAATCCTGAATTTGATCGCTTAGGAGCTGGATACAATACGATTCAATCTCAAATTGCTATTGGGGCTGGTGGATTATCTGGACAAGGTATTTTTCAAGGAACACAAAATCTTCGTGGTTTTCTTCCAGAAAAACATACTGACTTTATTTTTGCTATTATTGCTGAAGAGTCTGGTTTTTTAGGATGCTTTTTTGTAATTTTTTTATATGTCACTTATTGTTTACTAATAATTAAAACTCTTATTACTTCAAAAGATCAAGAAGGTGCTTTTATGGCTAGTGGTATACTAGCTATATTTGTGACCCATATAGGAATTAATATTGGAATGAATATTGGAATTGCGCCTGTTACAGGTCTTCCCTTACCTTTTATTAGTTATGGTGGATCATTTTATATTACTTCTATTATAAGTGCTGCTCTTATTCTAAATGTTTATAATAGAAGATTTGTTCACTAA
- a CDS encoding nucleotide exchange factor GrpE, with protein MTQENHNKEEIQEEDLQQVASDTVENIEDIVKDAIEEMNDDAVAILEKENQSLKDSYLRLSAETDNYRKRIQQEKENFKKIALKDVVEKLLPVVDNLERSIQASSNSDNIESLREGINMVLNQFEGVLKDIGLETIEISKGDEFDPQYCEAVMIEERDDIAHSMTIVDVFEAGRRLSGQVIRTAKVKVAKKSN; from the coding sequence ATGACTCAAGAGAATCATAACAAAGAAGAAATTCAAGAAGAAGATTTACAACAGGTAGCTTCTGATACTGTTGAAAATATAGAAGATATTGTTAAAGATGCTATAGAAGAAATGAATGATGATGCTGTTGCTATTCTAGAAAAAGAAAATCAATCATTGAAGGATTCTTATTTGCGTCTTTCTGCAGAAACAGATAATTATAGAAAAAGAATTCAACAAGAAAAAGAAAACTTTAAAAAAATAGCTTTGAAAGATGTTGTTGAAAAATTACTTCCTGTTGTTGACAATCTTGAGCGTAGTATTCAAGCATCTAGTAATTCTGATAATATTGAGTCCTTACGAGAGGGTATTAATATGGTATTAAATCAATTTGAGGGTGTTTTGAAAGATATAGGTTTAGAAACTATAGAAATATCTAAAGGTGATGAGTTTGATCCTCAATATTGTGAAGCTGTAATGATAGAAGAAAGAGATGATATTGCCCATTCTATGACAATAGTAGATGTATTTGAAGCTGGAAGAAGACTAAGTGGACAAGTAATTCGTACAGCCAAAGTTAAAGTTGCTAAAAAAAGTAACTAA
- a CDS encoding HEAT repeat domain-containing protein, with translation MKLFLLLNLLLIHLTLFSQTSSNTNIKTVDSTNTTTVSPEQSELDSWIETMEYGVSDQRLAVVKKIRSGKKSNAFELLETSFTNENNISIKEEIIYVFIDMKYKDNTQFWTDIFTKETNLSVLQRASYAVELMEIPVGTDIFNILKKQLAEPKAMRFSAAAIQALGKLKNTEALATITEIATNVTNHQDLRGASVVALGMYQDESLIPILKKLLENTGETRFIRRYAALAIGHTKNPQALEILTPIAINEQEEQTVRLNSITGLGYTDSSDIVPTLERLTKSDNTAIRTEAIKSLAKLNSVSSKNILKYKADNDPETIVRREANNALKILEEFENTTEKQ, from the coding sequence ATGAAACTATTTTTATTACTTAATTTATTATTAATACATCTCACATTATTTAGTCAAACATCTTCCAATACTAATATAAAAACAGTAGATTCTACAAATACAACTACTGTGTCACCAGAACAAAGTGAACTAGATTCTTGGATAGAAACTATGGAATATGGTGTTTCGGATCAACGATTAGCCGTAGTAAAAAAAATACGATCTGGAAAAAAAAGTAATGCCTTTGAATTGTTAGAAACTTCTTTTACTAATGAAAATAATATTTCTATAAAAGAAGAGATTATTTATGTGTTTATTGATATGAAATATAAAGATAATACCCAATTCTGGACAGATATCTTTACAAAAGAAACAAATCTTTCTGTTTTGCAAAGAGCTTCTTATGCTGTTGAACTAATGGAAATACCTGTTGGTACAGATATTTTTAATATATTAAAAAAACAATTAGCTGAACCTAAAGCTATGAGATTTAGTGCTGCTGCCATACAAGCTTTAGGAAAATTAAAAAATACTGAAGCCTTAGCTACTATCACAGAGATAGCAACTAATGTAACTAATCATCAAGATCTTAGAGGAGCTTCTGTTGTTGCTCTTGGCATGTATCAAGATGAATCTTTAATACCAATATTAAAAAAATTACTAGAAAATACCGGAGAAACACGTTTTATAAGACGCTATGCAGCATTGGCTATAGGACATACAAAAAATCCCCAAGCTTTAGAAATTCTAACGCCTATAGCTATCAATGAACAAGAAGAACAAACTGTTCGTCTTAATAGTATTACAGGATTAGGGTACACTGATTCTTCAGATATAGTTCCAACTCTTGAGAGATTAACAAAATCTGATAATACTGCTATTAGAACAGAAGCTATTAAAAGTTTAGCTAAATTAAACTCTGTATCTTCAAAAAATATTTTAAAGTATAAAGCTGATAATGATCCAGAAACGATAGTCAGACGAGAAGCTAACAATGCTCTAAAAATTTTAGAAGAATTTGAAAATACTACTGAAAAACAATAA
- the dnaK gene encoding molecular chaperone DnaK — translation MSKIIGIDLGTTNSVVSVIENGKPVVIANQEGSRTMPSIVAFTEKGDTLVGAPAKNQMVTNPENTIYSAKRFIGHRFDEVSNERTPYVIKKGSKDHVVFQTRIGDQTPEQIAALVLIKLKEAAEAYLGTKVTKAVITVPAYFNDSQRQATKDAGTIAGLEVERIINEPTAAALAYGLDKNNEELVAVYDFGGGTFDISILEIGDGVFEVKSTNGDTHLGGDDLDNAIIDHIIKSYKKESGIDLSKDAMAMQRLKESGEKAKIELSSKADTQINLPFITADASGPKHLNMNMTRGELENIVRPIVERSLIPCEQVLKDAGVSKSDIKEIILVGGQTRMPFIVNMVKNFFGKEPSKGVNPDEVVSLGAAIQAGVLNKEVNDILLLDVTPLSLGIETLGGVSTFLISRNTTIPASKSQVFSTAADNQTAVTIQVLQGERPMASDNRVLANFNLEGIQPAPRGIPQIEVTFDIDANGILNVSAKDSGSGKEQKITIESSGTLSAEEIAKMHADAETNAESDKKLRETIELKNQANAVQYGIEKLLTDDGDKISEADKKELEEKNEDLKKALEGDDHQIIENAMKALEPVSTRVYQHLAAQKQQEAATPGDEKKSDDDVIDAEVVDDEK, via the coding sequence ATGTCAAAAATTATCGGAATTGACTTAGGTACAACAAATTCTGTTGTATCAGTAATTGAAAACGGTAAACCAGTTGTTATTGCAAACCAGGAAGGGTCAAGAACAATGCCTTCTATTGTTGCATTTACAGAAAAGGGGGATACCCTTGTTGGAGCTCCAGCTAAAAATCAAATGGTTACAAATCCTGAAAATACAATTTATTCTGCAAAACGCTTTATTGGTCATCGCTTTGATGAAGTATCAAACGAAAGAACTCCTTATGTAATAAAAAAAGGATCTAAAGATCATGTAGTATTTCAAACACGTATTGGAGATCAAACTCCAGAACAAATTGCTGCATTAGTACTTATCAAATTAAAAGAAGCTGCAGAAGCATATTTGGGAACAAAAGTAACAAAAGCTGTTATCACTGTCCCAGCTTATTTTAATGATTCACAGCGTCAAGCGACAAAAGATGCTGGAACTATTGCTGGATTAGAAGTAGAGCGTATTATCAATGAGCCTACAGCCGCCGCTTTAGCTTATGGCTTGGATAAAAATAATGAAGAATTAGTTGCAGTTTATGATTTTGGTGGCGGTACTTTTGATATTTCTATTTTAGAAATTGGAGATGGTGTTTTTGAAGTTAAATCGACAAACGGAGATACACATCTTGGCGGCGATGATTTGGATAATGCTATTATTGATCATATTATTAAATCTTATAAAAAAGAATCCGGAATTGATCTTTCTAAAGATGCCATGGCTATGCAAAGACTTAAAGAATCTGGTGAAAAAGCAAAAATTGAACTTTCTTCAAAAGCAGATACTCAAATCAATTTACCATTTATCACAGCAGATGCATCAGGGCCAAAACATTTAAATATGAATATGACTCGTGGAGAATTAGAAAATATTGTGCGTCCTATTGTTGAGCGTTCTTTAATTCCTTGTGAACAAGTATTGAAAGATGCTGGAGTTTCTAAATCAGATATCAAAGAAATTATTCTTGTTGGTGGACAAACTCGTATGCCTTTTATTGTAAATATGGTTAAAAACTTTTTTGGAAAAGAACCTTCTAAAGGTGTAAATCCAGATGAAGTTGTATCATTAGGTGCTGCGATTCAAGCGGGTGTACTTAATAAAGAAGTAAATGATATACTACTCTTAGATGTGACTCCTTTATCTTTAGGTATAGAAACATTAGGAGGAGTAAGCACATTCTTGATTTCTCGTAATACTACAATTCCTGCATCAAAATCACAAGTGTTTTCTACAGCTGCGGATAATCAAACAGCAGTAACAATACAAGTCTTACAAGGTGAAAGACCTATGGCTAGTGATAACAGAGTGTTAGCAAATTTCAACCTTGAGGGCATTCAACCAGCACCTCGTGGAATTCCTCAAATTGAAGTAACATTTGATATTGATGCAAATGGTATTCTTAATGTATCTGCAAAAGATTCTGGATCAGGAAAAGAACAAAAAATTACGATAGAATCTTCTGGAACACTAAGTGCTGAAGAAATTGCAAAAATGCATGCTGATGCAGAAACTAACGCAGAATCAGATAAAAAACTAAGAGAAACTATTGAACTTAAAAATCAAGCGAATGCAGTTCAATATGGAATTGAAAAATTATTAACTGATGATGGCGATAAAATTTCGGAAGCTGATAAAAAAGAACTTGAAGAAAAAAATGAAGACCTTAAAAAAGCTTTAGAAGGCGATGATCATCAAATTATTGAAAATGCAATGAAAGCTCTTGAACCAGTATCAACAAGAGTTTATCAACATCTTGCAGCTCAAAAACAACAAGAAGCAGCAACACCTGGTGATGAAAAAAAATCAGACGATGATGTAATTGATGCTGAAGTTGTAGATGACGAAAAATAG
- the dnaJ gene encoding molecular chaperone DnaJ: MADYYGILGVTNTASQDEIKKAFRKQAMKYHPDRNQGDTGAEEKFKEVGKAYEALSDPEKRKMYDQYGEAAFQNGGNGASGGFGGGFSSSGGFGGGFEDIFESFFGGGQSHRPQQVHGADIQAEVSLQLKDVLHKQTIELKVRRAEACEKCSGTGSASKKSPTTCSTCHGTGRVQVSQGFFAMTQNCPKCHGSGKMVTDPCHTCRGEGTNLKTVPISAVIPAGVENGMKVRLSQEGHAAPFNGIRGDLYIYIHIRNDSRFIRERDNIYAKLPLSFTKAVLGGEIEIETLETKKTIKLPEGVQPGQRIKIDGDGLPNVRSNKRGNLILEAHIEVPKKISNTAKDLLKSYAQEMKEKI; this comes from the coding sequence ATGGCAGATTATTATGGAATACTTGGAGTTACTAATACTGCAAGTCAAGATGAAATAAAAAAAGCTTTTCGTAAACAAGCTATGAAATATCACCCAGATAGAAATCAAGGTGACACAGGTGCTGAAGAAAAATTTAAAGAAGTTGGAAAAGCTTATGAAGCTCTTTCTGATCCTGAAAAACGAAAAATGTATGATCAATATGGTGAAGCAGCCTTTCAAAATGGTGGTAATGGCGCATCTGGCGGCTTTGGTGGAGGCTTTAGTAGTAGTGGAGGTTTTGGTGGAGGCTTTGAAGATATTTTTGAAAGCTTTTTTGGTGGCGGACAAAGTCATCGTCCCCAACAAGTACACGGTGCTGATATTCAAGCTGAAGTATCACTTCAATTAAAAGATGTTCTTCATAAACAAACTATAGAATTAAAAGTGCGTAGAGCAGAAGCTTGTGAAAAATGTTCTGGTACAGGATCTGCTTCTAAAAAATCTCCTACAACATGTTCTACATGTCATGGTACAGGTAGAGTACAAGTTAGTCAAGGGTTTTTTGCTATGACCCAAAATTGTCCAAAATGTCATGGATCAGGTAAAATGGTCACCGATCCTTGTCATACATGTCGTGGAGAAGGTACTAATCTTAAAACAGTTCCTATATCTGCAGTGATTCCTGCGGGAGTAGAAAATGGAATGAAGGTTCGTTTATCTCAAGAAGGTCATGCAGCCCCATTTAATGGTATTAGAGGAGATTTGTATATTTATATTCATATCAGAAATGATAGTCGTTTTATAAGGGAAAGAGATAATATTTATGCTAAATTACCATTATCTTTTACTAAAGCTGTACTTGGTGGTGAAATAGAAATAGAAACATTAGAAACTAAAAAAACAATTAAACTACCTGAAGGGGTACAACCTGGTCAACGTATTAAAATAGATGGTGATGGGCTACCTAATGTTAGATCTAATAAGCGTGGTAATTTGATTTTGGAAGCTCATATTGAAGTTCCTAAAAAAATTAGTAATACTGCCAAAGATTTACTCAAATCTTATGCTCAAGAAATGAAAGAAAAAATATAA
- the mrdA gene encoding penicillin-binding protein 2: MQDIKNIHSSRLLALIIIIISLFIIFTIRLFYLQVLEGSTFKNRAEQNQTRDLRISSYRSIIYDRNKELKLAYNQQSLVLTVIEANLPKTNTVQRMNQLIEMAKILNSSPELICTIIKSKYIDPYTPIVLQNNTSLSIINKFAEKIEEFPGVFWSNQPNRVYPFGKSGFHIIGYTGLLNQEEYNQNKSKGEYYLGTHIGKRGIEKQYDSLIRGKSGIIMRSVNARGQVLQQDIIQDPIQGDHLVLTIDARLQQKAYDLMTNFIGAVIITHANTGEVLTLISTPSIDPSIFYNSDRTKIEFSPLIFDPTYPFLNRAIQGLYPPASTFKLISTAAFLKNGVDPNQILTTTGSYAIGNRVFKDWKNHGKVDTKKAIEVSANVYYYHNSQSVGRQAIFQMARDFGFTSPYQIDLPDEKPGFIPDDKWFRNTHKRRWSHGDTANIAIGQGDILTSPLEINMMTSIFANNGTIYKPYILKEQLRIRDKKIIWQQKPTPIKTLNIPSDNLKIIQEGMRNVIIGKNGTARWLNTYKMIRVPIAGKTGTAQTGSLGSKAKDNGLFTAYGPYNTDGNAEDTIVITVLLEKSSTGNAVRVVAELFNYYFEELYPEKNPNPNFKKRG, encoded by the coding sequence ATGCAAGATATAAAAAATATCCATTCTTCTCGTCTACTTGCTCTTATCATTATAATCATTTCATTGTTTATTATTTTTACTATTCGTTTATTTTATCTTCAAGTATTGGAAGGTTCTACTTTCAAAAATAGAGCTGAACAAAATCAAACAAGAGATCTCCGTATTTCATCATATAGAAGTATTATTTATGATAGAAATAAAGAACTTAAACTTGCTTATAATCAACAGTCTTTAGTCTTAACTGTTATTGAAGCTAATTTACCAAAAACAAATACAGTACAAAGAATGAATCAATTAATAGAAATGGCTAAAATACTCAATTCTAGTCCTGAATTAATTTGTACTATTATTAAATCCAAATATATTGATCCTTACACTCCTATAGTTCTTCAAAATAATACTTCACTAAGTATTATAAATAAATTTGCAGAAAAAATTGAAGAGTTTCCTGGCGTTTTTTGGAGTAATCAACCTAATCGTGTCTATCCTTTTGGAAAGTCTGGTTTTCATATTATTGGTTATACAGGTTTACTAAATCAAGAAGAGTACAATCAAAACAAATCAAAAGGTGAATATTATCTAGGTACTCATATTGGTAAACGCGGTATAGAAAAACAATATGATTCTCTTATTCGTGGAAAATCCGGTATAATAATGAGATCTGTTAATGCTCGAGGACAAGTTTTACAACAAGATATAATACAAGATCCTATACAAGGCGATCATCTTGTATTAACAATTGATGCTCGATTACAGCAAAAAGCCTATGATTTAATGACTAATTTTATAGGAGCTGTTATTATTACTCATGCTAACACAGGAGAAGTACTCACTTTAATTAGTACTCCATCTATTGATCCATCTATTTTTTATAACTCAGATAGGACAAAAATTGAATTTTCTCCTCTAATTTTTGATCCAACTTATCCTTTTCTTAATAGAGCAATACAAGGTTTATATCCTCCAGCTTCTACATTCAAATTAATTTCAACGGCTGCTTTTTTAAAAAATGGTGTTGATCCAAATCAAATTTTAACAACAACTGGATCTTATGCTATTGGTAATCGTGTTTTTAAAGATTGGAAAAATCATGGAAAAGTTGATACAAAAAAAGCTATTGAAGTTTCTGCAAATGTATATTATTATCATAATTCTCAAAGTGTAGGCCGTCAAGCAATTTTTCAAATGGCTAGAGATTTTGGATTTACAAGCCCTTATCAAATAGACCTTCCTGATGAAAAACCAGGATTTATACCTGATGATAAATGGTTTCGAAATACACACAAAAGACGGTGGTCTCATGGTGATACCGCAAATATAGCAATTGGTCAAGGTGATATACTAACATCTCCATTGGAAATTAATATGATGACTAGTATTTTTGCAAATAATGGTACTATTTACAAACCATATATTTTAAAGGAACAATTAAGAATTAGAGACAAAAAAATAATATGGCAACAAAAACCAACTCCTATAAAAACACTAAATATTCCATCTGATAATTTAAAAATTATTCAAGAAGGAATGAGAAATGTCATTATAGGAAAAAATGGTACTGCTCGTTGGTTGAATACATATAAAATGATACGAGTTCCAATTGCTGGAAAAACAGGAACAGCTCAAACTGGATCTTTAGGTAGTAAAGCTAAAGATAATGGTCTATTTACCGCTTATGGTCCCTACAATACAGATGGAAATGCCGAGGATACCATTGTCATAACAGTCTTACTTGAAAAATCAAGTACAGGAAATGCAGTTCGTGTTGTAGCTGAATTATTCAATTATTATTTTGAAGAACTATATCCTGAAAAAAATCCAAATCCTAATTTTAAAAAAAGAGGATAA